The genome window CGTCGGGATGATGATCGCGATTCCGGCGGATCAATGGGAACAGTATGGAACTCTTCCCACCGAAGCTCTCAGCCGGCAGCTCCACGTCTGGGCCCAGAGCGTCGATGTCATGCGATATCGCAAATCGATTCGTGGTCCCAAGACACGCACCAAACGTCCAGCCGCGAGGGCTCAGCACTTCTCGACCGACAGGCTTCTCAAGCAGCGGAGATCCAACACGGGATAGCCACCTTCAAAGGGCTGCCCCCTTGACCCCAGGCTGCCGTGGCACGTTGGGTTTGAGCTATGGACACCACGCCGGCAAGAACGTGTGTCGAAGACAGGTCGCTCCGGCGATGACGGGCGTACGGGCCACCGACCACCGTTTACCACGTCCACGCCGATTCGGACCGTGTCGTCCGGCAGATTGTGCCGGGCCGGGCCGATAACACTCCTGACAGGGCACGGAAACGGCGGCTTCTCTCCAGTCGCCTTCGCCCTCGATAACCGCCCGACACGCAAGGACCGGCTGCGTCCTCCTCCGTTTTCCGGACGCGGCTTCCGTCAGGCGGCACCCTTGTCGAGACGCCCCCCGTGTTCACTCCCGTCAAAATCGACCTCGTCGACGAACTCCGTCTCCGCCGCTGGGCGCGGATGAACTACCTCCCCGCCGAAGGCCGCAGCGACGCCTGGCACCCCGTCATCCTCGACGAGATGCAGGTCCAGGACCGCGAGAACAAGATCGCCCCGCGAGCCCCCAAGTGGCTCTCCCACGTCCCGCACATTGAATCGCCGGCTCCCATGGCGACCCTCGGGACGGACGAGCTCTACTACACGTGACTGGTCGAGGGACTAGCGACGAGGGTCCAGGGAAGGGCGGTCGCGCCATTCCCTGTCTCTCCAGTCCCTAGACTCTAGACCCTAATCTCCCGAACTCCTGATGCGACACGGGAAGCCCAACGCGTGGCAGCGCGGGCTTCCCGTGCGCTCGTTTGTACAGCACTGAACCGGCCCGTCGGCGCCTCATCAGGGCAGGGGAGGGATGGCGGCGAATCGCTTCACCTACAGACGCTTGACGTTTCGAGCGCGGAACGTCATAAAACTCGATTCTTTCCCCTCCGGCCCAGTGCCGGGCGGGATTGGTGTTCAGTGATTTCGTTCCGAATATTGTAAGGATCAGCAGGCATGGGCCGTTACACAGGTCCCAAAGCACGCGTCAATCGCCGCCTTGGTTTTCAGGCCTTTGAAAACGCCGGGGCGATCCGCGCGCTTGAGCGGAAGCCCTATCCGCCGGGCATGGCCCAGAAGAAGAAGAAGCAGTCGAACTACGGTCTCGCTCTGACGGAAAAGCAGAAGATCAAGTTCTACTACGGGATCCGTGAAGCCCAGCTCCGCCGATACTTCGATATCGCCAAGCGGTTCAAGGGGAACACCGGGGAACACCTCCTCATTCAGTGCGAGCGGCGGCTCGATAACGTCGTCCGTCGCGCCGGTTTCTGCGGCACCCGCCCGCAGGCCCGCCAGGGCGTCGCCCACGGCCACTTCCAGGTCAACGGCCGCACGGTCACGATTCCCTCCTTCCAGGTGAAGGCCGGGGACGTCATCACCGTCAAGAACCGTCCGAACCTCAAGAGCCGCTATGCG of Planctomyces sp. SH-PL14 contains these proteins:
- the rpsD gene encoding 30S ribosomal protein S4 codes for the protein MGRYTGPKARVNRRLGFQAFENAGAIRALERKPYPPGMAQKKKKQSNYGLALTEKQKIKFYYGIREAQLRRYFDIAKRFKGNTGEHLLIQCERRLDNVVRRAGFCGTRPQARQGVAHGHFQVNGRTVTIPSFQVKAGDVITVKNRPNLKSRYAELAASVASSDVSWIQMDREALRAVVTTLPTQQDVSIPVEVGQVVAFMAR